A segment of the Acidimicrobiales bacterium genome:
TGTCGCCCACGACGCAGGCGTCGTAGTGCGCCTTCTTGCGCGGGTACTTGAGCGAGCTGCGCGGGCGACAGCGGTGAGCGGCGGCGCGCCGACGGCGTAGGGAGCTCCCCGCGACGCGCGCAAGTTGAATACCAAAGGACGCAGCGGCCGACCCGTCGTCGTTCTTCTCCTTCGACAGGCCCTTCGTGCCGTCCTTCTCGCAGTACTTCTTGGCGTTGTCCCAGGCGCCGCCGGCGTTGCTCATCATTATGGCGACCATGGCGCCGCTCACGATGGCGCCGCCCAAGACGCCGACCAAAGTCGCGGGCCCGACGAGGAAGCCAACAAACAACGGCGCGAGGACGGCGTAGGTGCCCGGCGCAATCATCTCTCTTACGGAAGAACGCGTCGAGATCTCGACGCACTTGTTGCTGTCGGGGGTCACGTCCATGTGGGGAGGAATGGGCTCGCCGTTCGACGCCATGACGATGCAGTCCTTGAGCGTGGTCTTGCCGTCCTGCGCCACCAAATCGGGGCGGTTGTGGAA
Coding sequences within it:
- a CDS encoding sodium/proton-translocating pyrophosphatase, with the protein product FHNRPDLVAQDGKTTLKDCIVMASNGEPIPPHMDVTPDSNKCVEISTRSSVREMIAPGTYAVLAPLFVGFLVGPATLVGVLGGAIVSGAMVAIMMSNAGGAWDNAKKYCEKDGTKGLSKEKNDDGSAAASFGIQLARVAGSSLRRRRAAAHRCRPRSSLKYPRKKAHYDACVVGD